Genomic segment of Streptomyces alboniger:
GGAGGTGCGCCGGCGCAGCGACTTCAGCGGTGACGGTGAGGCGCGCACGGTCGGCGGGGCCCTGCGGCTGACCGCGGAGGCCGGGCAACTCCTGTCCATCTGGCGGCAGTCGCCGCTGCGGGTCCTCGCGAGGCTGCACCTGGTCGCGGCGGCCGACTCGGTCGAGGCCGCGGGGCGCCCGTGGCTGGCGGGCGAGCCCGTCGAGGAGCCGCTGATCGAGCTTCCGCTGCCGGACGCGGACGAGGTGGCGGGGCGCCTGGAAGGCCTGTCGCGGCTGATCAGCGCGGGCAGCTCGGCGCCCGCCCTGGTGACGGCGGCCGTGGTCCACGGCGAACTGCTCAGTCTGCGGCCCTTCGCCTCGCACAACGGCCTGGTCGCGCGGGCCGCCGAGCGCATCGTCCTGGTGGGCAGCGGCCTCGACCCGAAGTCGATCTGCCCGGCGGAGGCGGGGCACGCGGAGCTGGGCCGGGCGGCCTACGTGGCGG
This window contains:
- a CDS encoding Fic family protein, with the translated sequence MSTTSDPLVALGALPGVADSVDSVRKAVDRVYGHRIMRRRSNEITSEAALRGARGSAALSGAEWALEEVRRRSDFSGDGEARTVGGALRLTAEAGQLLSIWRQSPLRVLARLHLVAAADSVEAAGRPWLAGEPVEEPLIELPLPDADEVAGRLEGLSRLISAGSSAPALVTAAVVHGELLSLRPFASHNGLVARAAERIVLVGSGLDPKSICPAEAGHAELGRAAYVAALDGYASGTPDGMAAWIAHCGKAVELGVRESTAVCEALQRGAA